A window from Actimicrobium sp. CCC2.4 encodes these proteins:
- the glnE gene encoding bifunctional [glutamate--ammonia ligase]-adenylyl-L-tyrosine phosphorylase/[glutamate--ammonia-ligase] adenylyltransferase, translating to MTNSSLTSTSVTGSAANDASGSRFLARWLAADPARAGQLADLAGLSLSPSLFARLLQKEIAAGLPLPRAMRRLRNLLLATLISRDLASGGDLPQVVDTMTAFAEFALQTHVAALTAELQALHGVPTGEESGLPQALIVLGMGKLGGGELNVSSDIDLIFVYPEDGESQIASPQQRSLSNHEFFIRLGRRLIGDLSEITQDGFTFRVDMALRPNGNAGPLVASINMVEEYLIVQGREWERYAWIKARAVCGAPADIEALERIVLPFVYRRYLDFGSIDALRNMHAQIRAEVTRVEALHPERSNNVKLGRGGIREIEFLAQVFQLIRGGRDADLRARPTRAILRALADKQLLEPDVVDQLLDAYTFLRNLEHRLQYLDDAQTHTLPAGDTDRLTVARMMGFADTAGLLAELALQRQRVSSQFDAMFADKEAQADSKHAVHPDIHAALAAVDPLDAIEEHLVTLGFSEAHEAARRLLTTWQSARLQALPENSRNRLLALVNAALPLLADCGATQLITLHRLLDFMETVARRAAYLALLTEYPRALQRVIRMMSTSDWAAKYLTRHPILLDELLDDRTLRAAPDWPAFRLELQRQLAATPGDTERQLDTLREMHHAQTLRLLAQDIEGDLSVERLADHLSTLADILVDQTVQAVWNTLPQRHRAVPQFAVIAYGKLGGKELGYSSDLDVIFLYDDDDPEAPAQYAKLAQRFITWMTSHTPAGILFDIDIALRPDGASGLLVSTIAAFEKYQLKSAWVWEHQALTRARFCAGDVDIGQRFELLRLDVLRQPRDAGPLQQEVRSMRDKMNRAHPARERQFDLKQDRGGMIDIEFIVQYLILLHASASPQLTDDIGNIALLKLAGELGLIDAALADAAANAYRTYRKLQHHARLQGEEQALVAPERLTAEALAVRQLWTSVFGEDKT from the coding sequence ATGACCAATTCCAGTTTGACCAGCACCAGCGTTACCGGTTCGGCGGCAAATGACGCTTCCGGCTCCCGCTTTCTTGCGCGCTGGCTGGCAGCTGATCCGGCCCGCGCCGGCCAGCTTGCCGATCTTGCCGGATTATCCCTGAGCCCATCCCTGTTTGCGCGCTTATTACAAAAAGAAATCGCCGCCGGTTTGCCTCTGCCGCGCGCCATGCGCCGCCTGCGCAATCTGCTGCTGGCGACGCTGATCTCGCGTGACCTCGCCAGTGGCGGAGACTTGCCGCAAGTGGTCGACACGATGACCGCTTTTGCGGAGTTCGCGCTGCAAACCCATGTCGCGGCACTGACCGCCGAACTGCAGGCGCTGCACGGCGTACCCACCGGCGAAGAGAGCGGCTTGCCGCAAGCGCTGATCGTGCTGGGCATGGGCAAGCTGGGTGGCGGCGAACTCAATGTTTCGTCAGACATCGACCTGATCTTTGTGTATCCCGAAGACGGCGAGTCGCAAATAGCATCGCCACAGCAACGCAGCCTGTCGAACCACGAATTCTTTATCCGCCTGGGCCGGCGGCTGATCGGCGACCTGTCCGAAATCACCCAGGATGGATTTACTTTCCGGGTGGACATGGCGCTGCGGCCCAACGGCAATGCCGGCCCGCTGGTGGCCAGCATCAACATGGTCGAAGAGTACCTGATTGTGCAGGGCCGCGAATGGGAGCGCTACGCGTGGATCAAGGCGCGCGCGGTGTGCGGTGCACCGGCCGATATCGAAGCGCTCGAACGGATCGTGCTGCCGTTCGTCTACCGGCGCTACCTCGACTTCGGCTCGATCGATGCACTGCGCAACATGCATGCGCAGATCCGCGCCGAAGTCACGCGGGTCGAGGCATTGCATCCGGAGCGCAGCAACAACGTCAAGCTGGGTCGCGGCGGCATCCGCGAAATCGAGTTTCTGGCGCAAGTGTTCCAGCTGATCCGCGGTGGCCGTGATGCCGACCTGCGGGCGCGGCCTACCCGTGCGATCCTGCGCGCGCTGGCCGACAAGCAATTGCTGGAACCGGACGTGGTCGATCAGTTGCTGGATGCCTATACTTTTTTGCGCAACCTCGAACATCGCCTGCAATACCTCGATGACGCCCAGACCCACACCCTGCCCGCCGGCGATACCGACCGTCTGACCGTCGCGCGCATGATGGGCTTTGCCGATACCGCCGGTCTGCTGGCCGAACTGGCCCTGCAGCGACAGCGCGTATCAAGCCAGTTCGATGCGATGTTTGCCGACAAGGAGGCGCAGGCCGACAGCAAGCACGCCGTGCATCCCGACATCCATGCGGCGCTGGCCGCCGTCGATCCGCTCGACGCGATCGAAGAACATCTGGTCACGCTGGGGTTTAGCGAAGCCCACGAAGCCGCGCGCCGCCTGCTGACGACCTGGCAATCCGCGCGCCTGCAAGCGCTGCCCGAAAACAGCCGCAATCGGCTGCTGGCGCTGGTCAATGCCGCGCTGCCGCTGCTGGCCGACTGCGGCGCGACGCAATTGATCACACTGCACCGGCTGCTCGATTTCATGGAAACCGTGGCCAGGCGCGCCGCCTATCTGGCGCTGCTGACCGAGTATCCGCGCGCCTTGCAGCGCGTGATCCGCATGATGAGTACCAGCGACTGGGCCGCCAAATACCTGACCCGCCATCCGATCCTGCTCGATGAATTGCTCGACGATCGCACGCTGCGCGCCGCGCCGGACTGGCCGGCTTTCCGCCTCGAATTGCAGCGCCAGCTGGCCGCCACGCCGGGCGACACCGAACGCCAGCTCGATACGCTGCGCGAAATGCATCATGCGCAAACCCTGCGCCTGCTGGCGCAGGACATCGAGGGTGACCTCAGTGTCGAGCGGCTGGCCGATCACCTGTCGACACTGGCCGATATCCTGGTCGACCAGACCGTGCAGGCGGTCTGGAACACGCTGCCGCAGCGCCATCGCGCGGTGCCGCAATTTGCGGTGATTGCCTATGGCAAGCTGGGCGGCAAGGAGCTGGGCTATTCATCGGATCTGGATGTGATTTTTTTGTATGACGACGACGACCCGGAGGCACCGGCGCAATACGCGAAGCTGGCACAGCGCTTCATCACCTGGATGACCAGCCACACGCCGGCCGGCATCCTGTTCGATATCGACATCGCGCTGCGTCCCGACGGTGCCAGCGGTCTGCTGGTCTCGACCATCGCGGCCTTCGAAAAATACCAGCTGAAATCGGCCTGGGTCTGGGAGCACCAGGCACTGACACGCGCACGCTTTTGCGCCGGCGATGTCGACATCGGCCAGCGCTTCGAATTACTGCGGCTTGACGTGCTGCGCCAGCCACGCGATGCCGGCCCGCTGCAACAGGAAGTCCGGTCCATGCGCGACAAAATGAACCGCGCCCATCCTGCCCGCGAGCGCCAGTTCGACCTCAAGCAGGATCGCGGCGGCATGATAGACATCGAATTCATTGTCCAGTACCTGATCCTGCTGCATGCCTCGGCATCGCCGCAGCTGACCGATGACATCGGCAATATCGCGCTGCTGAAACTGGCCGGCGAACTGGGCCTGATCGATGCCGCACTGGCCGACGCCGCCGCCAATGCCTACCGGACTTATCGCAAGCTGCAGCACCATGCCCGCTTGCAAGGCGAAGAGCAGGCGCTGGTCGCTCCGGAACGCCTCACCGCCGAAGCACTGGCCGTGCGGCAGCTCTGGACCAGCGTATTCGGCGAGGACAAGACCTGA